In one Zalophus californianus isolate mZalCal1 chromosome 10, mZalCal1.pri.v2, whole genome shotgun sequence genomic region, the following are encoded:
- the FIS1 gene encoding mitochondrial fission 1 protein isoform X1, whose amino-acid sequence MEAVLNELVSVEDLRKFEKKFQSEKAAGSVSKSTQFEYAWCLVRSKYNDDIRKGIALLEELLPKGSKEEQRDYVFYLAVGNYRLKEYEKALKYVRGLLQTEPQNNQAKELERLIDKAMKKDGLVGMAIVGGMALGVAGLAGLIGLAVSKSKS is encoded by the exons ATGGAGGCCGTACTGAACGAGCTGGTGTCTGTGGAAGACCTGCGG AAGTTTGAAAAGAAGTTTCAGTCTGAGAAGGCAGCAGGCTCCGTGTCCAAGAGCACGCAGTTTGAGTATGCCTGGTGCCTGGTGCGAAGCAAGTACAACGATGACATCCGGAAAGGCATCGCCCTGCTGGAGG aGCTGCTGCCCAAAGGGAGCAAAGAGGAGCAGCGGGATTATGTCTTCTACCTGGCTGTGGGGAACTACCGGCTCAAG GAATATGAGAAGGCATTAAAGTATGTGCGGGGCCTGCTGCAGACTGAGCCCCAGAACAACCAGGCCAAGGAACTGGAACGACTCATTGACAAGGCCATGAAGAAAG atGGACTAGTGGGCATGGCCATTGTTGGAGGCATGGCCCTGGGCGTGGCAGGTCTGGCTGGACTCATCGGACTTGCTGTGTCCAAGTCCAAATCCTGA
- the FIS1 gene encoding mitochondrial fission 1 protein isoform X2, translating to MEAVLNELVSVEDLRKFEKKFQSEKAAGSVSKSTQFEYAWCLVRSKYNDDIRKGIALLEELLPKGSKEEQRDYVFYLAVGNYRLKTEPQNNQAKELERLIDKAMKKDGLVGMAIVGGMALGVAGLAGLIGLAVSKSKS from the exons ATGGAGGCCGTACTGAACGAGCTGGTGTCTGTGGAAGACCTGCGG AAGTTTGAAAAGAAGTTTCAGTCTGAGAAGGCAGCAGGCTCCGTGTCCAAGAGCACGCAGTTTGAGTATGCCTGGTGCCTGGTGCGAAGCAAGTACAACGATGACATCCGGAAAGGCATCGCCCTGCTGGAGG aGCTGCTGCCCAAAGGGAGCAAAGAGGAGCAGCGGGATTATGTCTTCTACCTGGCTGTGGGGAACTACCGGCTCAAG ACTGAGCCCCAGAACAACCAGGCCAAGGAACTGGAACGACTCATTGACAAGGCCATGAAGAAAG atGGACTAGTGGGCATGGCCATTGTTGGAGGCATGGCCCTGGGCGTGGCAGGTCTGGCTGGACTCATCGGACTTGCTGTGTCCAAGTCCAAATCCTGA
- the CLDN15 gene encoding claudin-15 isoform X1: MSVAVETFGFFMAALGLLMLGVTLPHSYWRVSTVHGSVITTNTIFENLWFSCATDSMGVYNCREFPSLLALSGYIQACRALMITAIFLGFLGLFLGMVGLRCVNIGSMDLSRKAKLAATAGALHILAGFCGMVAISWYAFNITQEFFDPVYAGTKYELGPALYLGWSASLLAILGGLCLGSGCCRSPHAAPAPRLPYEASAVRSPGLTDHLRPAASDEGDSTFGKYGKNAYV; this comes from the exons ATGTCAGTGGCCGTGGAGACCTTCGGTTTCTTCATGGCAGCGCTGGGGCTGCTGATGCTGGGGGTGACCCTGCCACATAGCTACTGGCGAGTGTCCACCGTGCACGGGAGCGTCATCACCACCAATACCATCTTCGAGAACCTCTGGTTTAGCTGTGCCACCGACTCCATGGGAGTCTACAACTGCCGGGAGTTCCCGTCCTTGCTGGCCCTCTCTG GGTACATCCAGGCCTGCCGGGCGCTCATGATCACCGCCATCTTCCTGGGCTTCCTGGGCCTCTTCCTAGGCATGGTGGGGCTGCGCTGCGTAAACATTGGGAGCATGGACCTCTCCCGGAAGGCCAAGCTGGCGGCCACTGCGGGGGCCCTACACATATTGGCTG gTTTCTGCGGGATGGTGGCCATCTCCTGGTACGCCTTCAACATCACCCAGGAATTTTTCGACCCCGTGTATGCAGGGACCAA GTACGAGCTGGGCCCCGCCCTCTACCTGGGCTGGAGCGCCTCCCTGCTCGCCATCCTGGGCGGCCTCTGCCTCGGCTCCGGCTGCTGCCGCTCTCCCCACGCGGCCCCGGCTCCCAG GCTCCCCTACGAGGCCTCCGCGGTGCGGTCCCCCGGCCTCACTGACCACCTGCGCCCCGCGGCCTCGGACGAAGGCGACAGCACCTTTGGCAAGTACGGGAAGAACGCTTACGTGTAG
- the CLDN15 gene encoding claudin-15 isoform X3, giving the protein MSVAVETFGFFMAALGLLMLGVTLPHSYWRVSTVHGSVITTNTIFENLWFSCATDSMGVYNCREFPSLLALSGYIQACRALMITAIFLGFLGLFLGMVGLRCVNIGSMDLSRKAKLAATAGALHILAGFCGMVAISWYAFNITQEFFDPVYAGTKLPYEASAVRSPGLTDHLRPAASDEGDSTFGKYGKNAYV; this is encoded by the exons ATGTCAGTGGCCGTGGAGACCTTCGGTTTCTTCATGGCAGCGCTGGGGCTGCTGATGCTGGGGGTGACCCTGCCACATAGCTACTGGCGAGTGTCCACCGTGCACGGGAGCGTCATCACCACCAATACCATCTTCGAGAACCTCTGGTTTAGCTGTGCCACCGACTCCATGGGAGTCTACAACTGCCGGGAGTTCCCGTCCTTGCTGGCCCTCTCTG GGTACATCCAGGCCTGCCGGGCGCTCATGATCACCGCCATCTTCCTGGGCTTCCTGGGCCTCTTCCTAGGCATGGTGGGGCTGCGCTGCGTAAACATTGGGAGCATGGACCTCTCCCGGAAGGCCAAGCTGGCGGCCACTGCGGGGGCCCTACACATATTGGCTG gTTTCTGCGGGATGGTGGCCATCTCCTGGTACGCCTTCAACATCACCCAGGAATTTTTCGACCCCGTGTATGCAGGGACCAA GCTCCCCTACGAGGCCTCCGCGGTGCGGTCCCCCGGCCTCACTGACCACCTGCGCCCCGCGGCCTCGGACGAAGGCGACAGCACCTTTGGCAAGTACGGGAAGAACGCTTACGTGTAG
- the CLDN15 gene encoding claudin-15 isoform X2 — MSVAVETFGFFMAALGLLMLGVTLPHSYWRVSTVHGSVITTNTIFENLWFSCATDSMGVYNCREFPSLLALSGMVGLRCVNIGSMDLSRKAKLAATAGALHILAGFCGMVAISWYAFNITQEFFDPVYAGTKYELGPALYLGWSASLLAILGGLCLGSGCCRSPHAAPAPRLPYEASAVRSPGLTDHLRPAASDEGDSTFGKYGKNAYV, encoded by the exons ATGTCAGTGGCCGTGGAGACCTTCGGTTTCTTCATGGCAGCGCTGGGGCTGCTGATGCTGGGGGTGACCCTGCCACATAGCTACTGGCGAGTGTCCACCGTGCACGGGAGCGTCATCACCACCAATACCATCTTCGAGAACCTCTGGTTTAGCTGTGCCACCGACTCCATGGGAGTCTACAACTGCCGGGAGTTCCCGTCCTTGCTGGCCCTCTCTG GCATGGTGGGGCTGCGCTGCGTAAACATTGGGAGCATGGACCTCTCCCGGAAGGCCAAGCTGGCGGCCACTGCGGGGGCCCTACACATATTGGCTG gTTTCTGCGGGATGGTGGCCATCTCCTGGTACGCCTTCAACATCACCCAGGAATTTTTCGACCCCGTGTATGCAGGGACCAA GTACGAGCTGGGCCCCGCCCTCTACCTGGGCTGGAGCGCCTCCCTGCTCGCCATCCTGGGCGGCCTCTGCCTCGGCTCCGGCTGCTGCCGCTCTCCCCACGCGGCCCCGGCTCCCAG GCTCCCCTACGAGGCCTCCGCGGTGCGGTCCCCCGGCCTCACTGACCACCTGCGCCCCGCGGCCTCGGACGAAGGCGACAGCACCTTTGGCAAGTACGGGAAGAACGCTTACGTGTAG